A single window of Helicobacter pylori NCTC 11637 = CCUG 17874 = ATCC 43504 = JCM 12093 DNA harbors:
- a CDS encoding YggT family protein — translation MIFSTLVNAIAVILSSLITIYMWVVIIYSLLGFVQPNPNNPIMQILARLCEPVFYFLRSRFKLVFNGLDFAPLVVVIVLKFLDLTLIQWLFMLAKNL, via the coding sequence ATGATTTTTTCTACCCTTGTTAATGCGATAGCGGTGATTTTAAGCTCGCTCATTACGATTTATATGTGGGTGGTGATCATTTATTCGCTTCTAGGCTTCGTGCAGCCTAACCCTAATAACCCCATCATGCAAATCCTCGCTCGCTTGTGTGAGCCGGTGTTTTATTTTTTACGCTCTAGATTCAAGCTTGTGTTTAACGGGTTGGATTTCGCTCCTTTAGTGGTGGTCATTGTTTTGAAATTCTTGGATCTCACGCTCATTCAGTGGCTTTTCATGCTTGCTAAAAACCTTTAA
- a CDS encoding lytic transglycosylase domain-containing protein: MRFFILFFIGMLGVGFSQTEFNLKDLEKKPAGIVRDYYLWRYISDKKTSLENAKKAYELTQNKNNALQKAMQEKGSDNSEKNPDVKLPEEIYCKQTALESMLEETDTFQASCIAIALKSKIRDFDKIPLQTLKPLQIKIKEAYPVLYEELEILQSKHVSASLFKANAQVFSALFNHLSYEKKLQIFEERIPIKELNRLLDENYPAFNRLIYQVILDPKLDHFKDALTKSNATQSNAQTFFILGINEILRKKPSKALKYFERSEAVVKDDDFSKDRAIFWQYLVSKKKKTLERLSQSPALNLYSLYASRKLQTTPSYRIISHIQNLSQEDPPFNTYDPFSWQIFKEKTLSLKGEDAFNAMLKSLYYEKSAPELTYLLSQRNKDKIYYYLSPYEGIIEWQNTDERAMAYAIARQESFLLPAVISRSFALGLMQIMPFNVGSFAKRLGMDNVDLNDMFNPNIALKFGNYYLNHLKKEFNHPLFVAYAYNAGPGFLRRWLESSKRFKEKNHFEPWLSMELMPYSETRLYGFRVMLNYLIYQEIFGNFIPIDGFLEQTLNSKDKP; the protein is encoded by the coding sequence ATGCGTTTTTTTATTTTATTTTTTATCGGTATGCTTGGCGTTGGTTTTTCTCAAACCGAGTTCAATTTAAAAGATTTAGAAAAAAAGCCCGCCGGGATCGTTAGGGATTATTATTTGTGGCGTTATATTAGCGATAAAAAAACCAGTTTAGAAAACGCTAAAAAAGCCTATGAATTGACTCAAAATAAAAATAACGCCCTACAAAAGGCCATGCAAGAAAAAGGCTCAGACAATTCAGAAAAAAACCCTGATGTCAAATTGCCTGAAGAGATTTATTGCAAGCAAACGGCTTTAGAAAGCATGCTAGAAGAAACAGACACTTTCCAAGCAAGCTGTATCGCTATCGCTTTAAAATCAAAAATCAGAGATTTTGATAAAATCCCCCTTCAAACCCTTAAGCCCTTACAAATTAAAATCAAAGAGGCTTACCCCGTTCTTTATGAAGAATTAGAAATCTTGCAAAGTAAGCATGTGAGCGCTTCTTTGTTTAAAGCTAACGCGCAAGTGTTTAGCGCGCTTTTCAATCATTTGAGTTATGAAAAAAAGCTCCAAATTTTTGAAGAGCGTATCCCCATTAAAGAGTTAAACCGCCTTTTAGATGAAAATTACCCGGCGTTTAACCGCTTGATCTATCAAGTCATCTTAGATCCTAAATTGGATCATTTTAAAGACGCTCTCACTAAAAGTAACGCCACCCAAAGCAACGCGCAAACCTTTTTTATTCTAGGGATTAACGAAATCTTGCGCAAAAAACCCTCTAAAGCGCTCAAGTATTTTGAACGATCAGAAGCGGTGGTTAAAGACGATGATTTTTCAAAAGACAGAGCGATTTTTTGGCAGTATTTAGTCTCTAAAAAGAAAAAAACTTTGGAACGCCTTTCACAAAGCCCTGCCTTAAACCTCTATAGTCTTTATGCGAGCCGTAAACTCCAGACCACGCCCAGTTATCGCATCATTTCTCACATCCAGAATTTAAGCCAGGAAGATCCTCCTTTTAACACTTATGACCCTTTTTCGTGGCAAATTTTTAAGGAAAAAACCTTGAGTTTGAAAGGTGAAGACGCGTTTAATGCGATGCTAAAAAGCCTATATTATGAAAAAAGCGCCCCTGAATTGACCTATCTTTTAAGCCAACGCAATAAAGACAAGATTTATTATTATTTATCCCCTTATGAGGGCATTATTGAATGGCAAAATACAGATGAAAGGGCTATGGCGTATGCGATCGCTAGGCAAGAAAGTTTCTTGCTCCCAGCAGTCATTTCGCGCTCGTTCGCTCTAGGGCTTATGCAGATCATGCCTTTTAATGTAGGGTCTTTCGCTAAACGCCTTGGCATGGATAATGTTGATCTAAATGACATGTTTAACCCCAATATCGCCCTCAAATTTGGCAATTATTACTTGAACCATTTGAAAAAAGAATTCAACCACCCCCTTTTTGTCGCCTACGCTTATAACGCTGGGCCTGGGTTTTTAAGGAGGTGGTTAGAAAGCTCCAAACGATTTAAAGAAAAAAATCATTTTGAGCCATGGCTTAGCATGGAGCTTATGCCTTATAGTGAAACCCGTTTGTATGGCTTTAGAGTCATGCTCAATTACTTGATTTATCAAGAAATTTTTGGGAATTTCATCCCTATTGATGGATTTTTAGAACAAACTCTTAACTCAAAGGACAAACCATGA
- the gltX gene encoding glutamate--tRNA ligase, whose translation MLRFAPSPTGDMHIGNLRAAIFNYIVAKQQHKPFLIRIEDTDKERNIEGKDQEILEILKLMGISWDKLVYQSHNIDYHREMAEKLLKENKAFYCYASAEFLEREKEKAKNEKRPFRYSDEWATLEKDKHHAPVVRLKAPNHAVSFNDAIKKEVKFEPDELDSFVLLRQDKSPTYNFACACDDLLYEISLIIRGEDHVSNTPKQILIQQALGSNDPIVYAHLPIILDETSGKKMSKRDEASSVKWLLNQGFLPVAIANYLITIGNKVPKEVFNLDEAIEWFDLKNLSSSPAHFNLKYLKHLNHEHLKLLDDEKLLELTSIKDKNLLGLLRLFIEECGTLLELKEKISLFLEPKDIVKTYENEDFKERCLALFNALKSMDFQAYKDFESFKKEAMRLSQLKGKDFFKPLRILLTGNSHGVELPLIFPYIQSHYQEVLRLKA comes from the coding sequence ATGCTTCGTTTTGCACCTTCGCCTACAGGGGATATGCACATAGGGAATTTAAGGGCAGCCATTTTTAACTACATTGTAGCCAAACAGCAACACAAACCCTTTCTCATTCGCATTGAAGACACGGACAAAGAGCGCAACATTGAAGGCAAAGACCAGGAAATTTTAGAAATTTTAAAGCTTATGGGGATAAGCTGGGACAAGCTCGTGTATCAAAGCCATAACATAGATTACCACAGAGAAATGGCGGAAAAATTACTGAAAGAAAATAAAGCGTTTTATTGTTATGCGAGCGCGGAGTTTTTAGAAAGAGAAAAAGAAAAAGCCAAAAATGAAAAACGCCCTTTCAGGTATTCAGACGAGTGGGCCACTTTAGAAAAAGACAAGCACCATGCCCCTGTGGTGCGTTTAAAAGCCCCAAATCATGCGGTGTCTTTCAACGATGCGATTAAAAAAGAAGTGAAATTTGAGCCTGATGAATTGGATTCTTTTGTGCTTTTGAGACAGGATAAAAGCCCTACTTATAATTTCGCTTGCGCATGCGATGATTTGCTCTATGAAATCAGTCTGATTATTAGAGGTGAAGATCATGTGAGCAACACCCCCAAACAAATTTTAATCCAGCAAGCTTTAGGCTCAAACGATCCGATTGTTTATGCGCATTTGCCCATTATTTTAGATGAAACAAGCGGTAAAAAGATGAGTAAAAGAGACGAAGCGTCCAGCGTGAAATGGCTTTTGAATCAAGGGTTTTTACCGGTTGCGATTGCGAATTATCTCATCACTATCGGTAATAAAGTGCCTAAGGAAGTTTTTAACCTTGATGAAGCGATAGAATGGTTTGATTTAAAAAATCTTTCCAGTTCCCCGGCTCATTTTAATTTAAAATATTTAAAACACTTAAACCACGAGCATTTAAAGCTTTTAGACGATGAAAAGTTATTAGAACTCACTTCAATAAAAGATAAAAACCTCTTAGGGCTTTTAAGATTGTTTATAGAAGAATGCGGCACGCTTTTAGAATTGAAAGAAAAAATTTCGTTGTTTTTAGAGCCAAAAGATATTGTTAAAACTTATGAAAACGAAGATTTTAAAGAGCGTTGTTTAGCGCTTTTTAACGCTCTAAAAAGCATGGATTTTCAAGCCTATAAGGATTTTGAAAGTTTTAAAAAAGAAGCCATGCGATTAAGCCAGCTTAAGGGTAAGGATTTTTTCAAACCTTTGCGCATCCTTTTAACCGGGAACTCGCATGGCGTTGAATTGCCTTTGATTTTCCCCTATATCCAAAGCCACTATCAAGAAGTTTTAAGGCTCAAAGCATGA
- a CDS encoding uracil-DNA glycosylase family protein, with translation MERLLGETYTNTSLTKPQNKPLNKQVHEGIENCNLCKRHQHSKPVIGLFNPTSKLAFITLTPMLDSQLNFLNNLKAAMLESIIQKVFNYPLKDCSILSLLKCDSNSLNLEEEINACLFHLTWQLDNSASKVIVVFGEILPKRLLNLSKEESFGRIVSLKTKHFLSTHALEDMLKNPTLKKEALAHFKIALQFLNQS, from the coding sequence ATGGAGCGTCTTTTGGGCGAAACTTACACCAATACTAGCCTTACCAAGCCTCAAAATAAGCCCCTTAACAAACAAGTTCATGAGGGCATAGAAAATTGCAATCTGTGCAAACGCCATCAACATTCAAAACCGGTGATTGGGCTTTTTAACCCCACTTCCAAGCTCGCTTTCATCACGCTCACCCCTATGCTGGATAGCCAATTAAATTTCTTAAACAATTTAAAAGCAGCCATGTTAGAGAGCATTATCCAAAAGGTTTTTAACTACCCCTTAAAAGATTGCAGTATTTTATCGCTCCTTAAATGCGACTCTAACAGCCTTAATTTAGAAGAAGAAATCAACGCATGCCTATTTCATTTAACCTGGCAATTAGACAACAGCGCTTCAAAAGTCATTGTGGTATTTGGCGAGATTTTGCCCAAACGCCTTTTAAACCTTTCTAAAGAAGAGTCCTTTGGGCGCATCGTGTCTTTAAAAACAAAACATTTTTTAAGCACCCATGCTTTAGAGGACATGCTCAAAAACCCCACGCTCAAAAAAGAAGCGTTAGCGCATTTTAAAATAGCGCTTCAGTTTCTTAATCAGTCTTAA
- the murA gene encoding UDP-N-acetylglucosamine 1-carboxyvinyltransferase, translated as MDFLEIVGQVPLKGGVEISGAKNSALPILAATLLSQQEVKIKSLPQVVDIKAMALLLQNLGASLEWLNPNTLQISAKSLSHTEATYDLVRKMRASILVLGPLLARFKECLVSLPGGCAIGARPVDLHLKAMQQLGAEIKIEQGYIHAKAPKGLKGNDILFDKISVTGTENALMAASLAKGITRIINAAKEPEITQLCAFLQSGGVEIEGVGSSELKIRGVENDALNLKGIQIIPDRIEAGTYLCVGAITNSQLKINRIIPNHLQAITDKLIEIGFSLDIQENSIEIYPAQKRQAFEITTKEYPGFPTDMQAQFMALATQCLGTSVIEETLFENRFMHASELQRLGANISLKTNVATISGSTELTGSDVMATDLRASSALVLAALVAKGVSRVHRIYHLDRGYERLEDKINALGAKVARLKEK; from the coding sequence TTGGATTTTTTAGAGATTGTAGGACAAGTCCCTTTAAAAGGGGGGGTAGAAATTTCAGGGGCGAAAAACTCCGCACTCCCCATTTTAGCCGCCACGCTTTTAAGCCAACAGGAAGTCAAAATCAAATCCTTGCCCCAAGTGGTGGATATAAAAGCGATGGCGTTATTGTTGCAAAATTTAGGCGCAAGCTTAGAATGGCTTAATCCTAACACGCTCCAAATCAGCGCTAAATCCCTGAGCCACACCGAAGCCACTTACGATTTGGTGCGTAAAATGCGCGCTTCCATTTTGGTTTTAGGCCCTTTATTAGCGCGTTTTAAAGAATGCTTGGTGAGTTTGCCCGGTGGGTGCGCTATAGGAGCAAGGCCTGTGGATTTACACTTAAAAGCGATGCAACAATTAGGGGCTGAAATCAAAATTGAGCAAGGCTATATCCATGCAAAAGCCCCTAAAGGTTTGAAAGGGAATGATATTTTATTTGATAAGATCAGCGTTACAGGCACAGAAAACGCCCTCATGGCAGCCAGTCTTGCCAAAGGGATCACGCGCATCATTAACGCTGCTAAAGAGCCAGAAATCACTCAATTGTGCGCGTTTTTACAGAGTGGGGGGGTAGAAATTGAGGGCGTTGGCAGCAGTGAGCTAAAGATTAGGGGGGTAGAAAATGACGCTTTGAATTTAAAAGGCATTCAAATCATACCAGACAGGATTGAAGCAGGCACTTATTTATGCGTGGGGGCTATCACTAACAGCCAGCTTAAAATCAATCGTATCATCCCTAACCATCTTCAAGCGATCACCGACAAGCTCATAGAAATTGGTTTTTCGCTAGACATTCAAGAAAATTCTATAGAAATTTATCCGGCCCAAAAACGACAAGCCTTTGAAATCACCACGAAAGAATACCCGGGCTTTCCCACAGACATGCAAGCGCAATTCATGGCGTTAGCCACGCAGTGTTTGGGGACGAGCGTGATTGAAGAGACGCTTTTTGAAAACCGCTTCATGCATGCGAGCGAGTTGCAACGCTTGGGGGCTAATATCAGCCTAAAAACCAATGTGGCTACCATTAGCGGATCCACAGAGCTTACCGGAAGCGATGTGATGGCGACCGATTTAAGGGCTTCTTCGGCTCTCGTTTTAGCCGCTTTAGTGGCTAAGGGCGTGAGTAGGGTGCATAGGATTTACCACTTGGATAGGGGTTATGAGAGATTAGAGGATAAAATCAACGCCTTAGGGGCAAAAGTTGCGCGCTTAAAAGAAAAATAG
- a CDS encoding ferritin → MLSKDIIKLLNEQVNKEMNSSNLYMSMSSWCYTHSLDGSGLFLFDHAAEEYEHAKKLIVFLNENNVPVQLTSISAPEHKFEGLTQIFQKAYEHEQHISESINNIVDHAIKGKDHATFNFLQWYVSEQHEEEVLFKDILDKIELIGNENHGLYLADQYIKGIAKSRKS, encoded by the coding sequence ATGTTATCAAAAGACATCATTAAGTTGCTAAACGAACAAGTGAATAAGGAAATGAACTCTTCCAACTTGTATATGAGCATGAGTTCTTGGTGCTATACCCATAGCTTAGATGGCTCGGGGCTTTTCTTGTTTGATCATGCGGCTGAAGAATACGAGCATGCTAAAAAGCTTATCGTCTTCTTGAATGAAAACAATGTGCCTGTGCAATTGACCAGCATCAGTGCGCCTGAGCATAAGTTTGAAGGTTTGACTCAAATTTTCCAAAAAGCCTATGAACATGAGCAACACATCAGCGAGTCTATTAACAATATCGTTGATCACGCCATAAAAGGCAAAGATCATGCGACTTTCAATTTCTTGCAATGGTATGTGTCTGAACAGCATGAAGAAGAAGTGCTTTTCAAGGATATTTTGGATAAAATTGAGTTGATTGGTAATGAAAACCATGGCTTGTATTTGGCTGATCAGTATATCAAAGGGATCGCTAAAAGCAGGAAATCTTAA
- the aspA gene encoding aspartate ammonia-lyase: MRIEHDFIGQMEISDEVYYGIQTLRASENFFITNDKLCSYPVFIKSFAQVKKAAALANAQLGLIDEKLKIAICHACDLLIDGKYHDQFIVDMIQGGAGTSTNMNMNEVIANLALEYMGHKKGEYQFCHPNDHVNRSQSTNDAYPSALKIAIYERLSNLVAPMKALRDAFAQKAKEFAHVIKMGRTQLQDAVPMTLGQEFETYALMVDRDIEQVLDARNWVRELNLGGTAIGTGINSHPDYRSLIEKKIQEVTGRPFVMANNLIEATQSTGAYVQVSGVLKRIAVKLSKVCNDLRLLSSGPRAGLNEINLPKMQPGSSIMPGKVNPVIPEVVNQVCFAVIGNDLSVALAAEGGQLQLNVFEPVIAYKLFHSFVILGRAIETLTTKCVEGITANEKICHDYVFNSIGIVTALNPHIGYEKSAMIAKEALKSDRSIYDIALEKKILTKEQLDDIFKPENMLSPHAFKKHKD; this comes from the coding sequence ATGCGTATTGAGCATGATTTCATTGGGCAAATGGAAATTAGCGATGAAGTTTATTATGGGATCCAAACTTTAAGAGCGAGTGAAAATTTTTTCATCACTAATGACAAGCTTTGCAGTTATCCTGTTTTTATCAAATCTTTCGCTCAAGTCAAAAAAGCGGCTGCTTTAGCGAACGCGCAATTAGGCTTGATTGATGAAAAGCTTAAGATTGCGATTTGCCATGCGTGCGATTTGCTCATTGATGGCAAATACCATGATCAATTCATTGTGGATATGATTCAAGGGGGGGCTGGCACAAGCACGAATATGAACATGAACGAAGTGATCGCTAATTTGGCTTTAGAATACATGGGGCATAAAAAGGGCGAGTATCAATTTTGCCACCCAAACGACCATGTCAACCGCTCTCAATCCACTAATGACGCCTATCCTAGTGCGTTAAAAATCGCTATTTATGAGCGCTTGAGCAATTTAGTCGCTCCCATGAAAGCTTTAAGGGACGCTTTCGCTCAAAAAGCTAAGGAATTCGCTCATGTGATTAAAATGGGGCGCACCCAGCTTCAAGACGCTGTGCCTATGACTTTAGGCCAAGAGTTTGAAACTTATGCCTTGATGGTTGATAGGGATATTGAGCAGGTTTTAGACGCTAGGAATTGGGTAAGAGAGCTTAATTTAGGCGGCACGGCTATTGGCACAGGGATCAATTCGCACCCGGATTATCGCAGTTTGATTGAAAAGAAAATCCAAGAAGTAACGGGTCGCCCCTTTGTCATGGCTAATAATTTGATAGAAGCCACTCAAAGCACCGGGGCGTATGTGCAAGTGAGTGGGGTGTTAAAGCGTATTGCGGTGAAACTTTCTAAGGTTTGTAACGATCTCAGGTTGCTTAGCTCAGGCCCTAGAGCCGGGCTGAATGAAATCAATTTGCCTAAAATGCAGCCGGGTAGCTCTATTATGCCCGGTAAAGTCAATCCGGTGATCCCTGAAGTGGTCAATCAAGTGTGCTTTGCGGTGATTGGGAACGATTTGAGCGTGGCGTTAGCCGCAGAAGGAGGGCAATTGCAACTCAATGTGTTTGAGCCGGTTATCGCTTACAAGCTTTTCCATTCCTTTGTGATTTTAGGGCGCGCGATTGAAACCTTAACGACTAAATGCGTGGAAGGCATCACGGCTAATGAAAAGATTTGCCACGATTATGTCTTTAACAGCATTGGCATTGTTACCGCACTAAATCCGCATATCGGCTATGAAAAATCCGCTATGATCGCTAAAGAAGCCTTAAAAAGCGATCGTTCTATCTATGACATCGCTTTAGAAAAGAAAATCTTAACTAAAGAGCAACTGGACGATATTTTCAAGCCAGAAAACATGCTAAGCCCTCACGCTTTCAAAAAGCATAAAGACTGA
- the galU gene encoding UTP--glucose-1-phosphate uridylyltransferase GalU, with product MIKKCLFPAAGYGTRFLPITKTIPKEMLPIVDKPLIQYAVEEAMEAGCEVMAIVTGRNKRSLEDYFDTSYEIEHQIQGTNKENALKSIRNIIEKCCFSYVRQKQMKGLGHAILTGEALIGNEPFAVILADDLCISHDYPSVLKQMTSLYQKYQCSIVAIEEVALEEVSKYGVIKGEWLEEGVYEIKDMVEKPSQEDAPSNLAVIGRYILTPDIFEILSETKPGKNNEIQITDALRTQAKRKRIIAYQFKGKRYDCGSVEGYIEASNAYYKKRL from the coding sequence ATGATTAAAAAATGCCTTTTTCCTGCCGCTGGCTATGGCACGCGCTTTTTGCCGATCACTAAAACCATTCCTAAAGAAATGCTGCCCATTGTGGATAAGCCTTTAATCCAATACGCTGTGGAAGAAGCGATGGAAGCGGGCTGTGAAGTGATGGCGATCGTTACAGGCAGAAACAAACGAAGCTTAGAAGATTATTTTGACACGAGCTATGAAATAGAGCATCAAATCCAAGGCACCAACAAAGAAAACGCCCTAAAAAGCATTCGTAACATTATAGAAAAATGCTGTTTTTCCTATGTGCGCCAAAAGCAAATGAAAGGCTTAGGGCATGCGATTTTAACCGGAGAAGCCCTGATAGGCAATGAGCCTTTTGCGGTGATTTTAGCTGATGACTTATGCATAAGCCATGATTATCCAAGCGTGCTAAAGCAAATGACTTCATTGTATCAAAAATACCAATGCTCCATTGTAGCCATTGAGGAAGTGGCGCTAGAAGAAGTTTCAAAATACGGCGTGATTAAGGGCGAATGGTTAGAAGAGGGGGTGTATGAGATTAAAGACATGGTGGAAAAACCAAGCCAAGAAGACGCCCCAAGCAATCTGGCCGTGATAGGGCGCTACATTTTAACCCCGGATATTTTTGAAATTTTAAGCGAGACGAAACCGGGTAAAAACAATGAAATCCAAATCACAGACGCCTTACGCACTCAAGCCAAAAGAAAGCGCATCATCGCTTATCAGTTCAAGGGCAAACGATACGATTGCGGGAGCGTGGAAGGCTATATTGAAGCGAGTAACGCTTATTATAAAAAACGCTTATAA
- the serB gene encoding phosphoserine phosphatase SerB gives MQKLAVFDFDSTLVNAETIESLARAWGVFDEVKKITLKAMNGETDFHKSLILRVSKLKNMPLKLAKEVCESLPLFEGAFELISTLKEKNYKVVCFSGGFDLATNHYRDLLHLDAAFSNTLVVENNALNGLVTGHMMFSHSKGEMLLALQRLLNISKTNTLVVGDGANDLSMFKHAHIKIAFNAKEVLKQHATHCINEPDLALIKPLI, from the coding sequence GTGCAAAAACTAGCCGTTTTTGATTTTGACTCCACGCTAGTCAATGCTGAGACGATTGAGTCTTTAGCGAGGGCGTGGGGGGTGTTTGATGAAGTGAAAAAGATCACTTTGAAAGCTATGAATGGCGAGACAGATTTTCATAAAAGTCTTATTTTAAGGGTTTCCAAACTCAAAAACATGCCCTTAAAACTAGCCAAAGAAGTTTGTGAAAGTCTGCCTTTATTTGAGGGGGCGTTTGAACTCATTAGCACCTTAAAAGAGAAAAATTACAAGGTGGTTTGCTTCAGCGGAGGCTTTGATCTAGCGACCAATCATTACAGGGATTTATTGCATTTAGATGCGGCTTTCAGTAACACGCTGGTAGTGGAAAATAACGCCTTAAACGGCTTGGTTACGGGGCATATGATGTTTTCACACTCTAAAGGCGAAATGCTACTCGCTTTACAACGCTTATTAAATATCAGTAAAACGAACACTTTAGTCGTGGGCGATGGGGCGAATGACTTGAGCATGTTCAAACATGCCCATATTAAAATCGCTTTCAACGCTAAAGAGGTTTTAAAACAGCACGCTACGCATTGCATCAATGAGCCTGATTTAGCCCTAATCAAGCCTTTGATTTAA
- the mqnE gene encoding aminofutalosine synthase MqnE, with the protein MDFLEKVLDNQVTESKELVRLYDYDLYTLGEVADRMRQNMHQKIVYFNVNRHLNPSNICADACKFCAFSAHRKNPNPYEMSLEEILEKVKNSYNKGIKEVHIVSAHNPNYSYEWYLKVFETIKQEMPNLHLKAMTAAEVHFLSTKFNKPFELVLEDMLKAGVDSMPGGGAEIFDEEVRRKICSGKVGSSRWLEIHAYWHKLGKMSNATMLFGHIENKIHRIDHMLRIKKIQSPKNQVENKEGGFNAFIPLLYQKENNYLNVEKSPSAIEILKTIAISRILLNNVPHIKAYWATLGLNLALVAQEFGANDLDGTIEIESIQSAAGAKSRHGLEKEDLIFKIKDAGFVAVERDSLYNFIQKF; encoded by the coding sequence ATGGATTTTTTAGAAAAAGTATTAGACAATCAAGTTACTGAAAGTAAAGAATTAGTGAGGCTTTATGATTATGATTTATACACGCTAGGGGAAGTAGCGGATCGCATGCGCCAAAACATGCACCAAAAAATCGTGTATTTTAATGTCAATAGGCATTTAAACCCTAGTAATATTTGCGCGGACGCTTGCAAATTTTGTGCCTTTTCAGCCCACAGAAAAAACCCTAACCCTTATGAAATGAGCTTAGAAGAAATCCTAGAAAAGGTTAAAAACTCCTACAACAAGGGGATTAAAGAAGTCCATATCGTGAGCGCGCATAACCCTAATTATTCTTATGAATGGTATTTGAAAGTGTTTGAAACCATCAAACAAGAAATGCCTAACTTACACCTAAAGGCCATGACCGCTGCAGAAGTGCATTTTTTAAGCACTAAATTCAACAAACCTTTTGAATTGGTGCTAGAAGACATGCTCAAAGCTGGGGTGGATTCCATGCCTGGCGGGGGAGCAGAGATTTTTGATGAAGAAGTTAGGCGTAAAATCTGTAGTGGTAAGGTGGGATCTTCTCGGTGGTTAGAAATCCATGCTTATTGGCACAAATTAGGCAAAATGAGTAACGCTACCATGCTTTTTGGGCATATTGAAAATAAAATCCATCGCATCGATCACATGCTAAGAATCAAAAAAATCCAAAGCCCTAAAAATCAAGTAGAAAATAAAGAAGGGGGCTTTAACGCTTTTATCCCCTTGTTGTATCAAAAAGAAAACAATTATTTGAATGTGGAAAAATCCCCTAGTGCGATAGAAATCTTAAAAACCATCGCCATATCTCGCATTCTGTTAAACAATGTCCCTCACATTAAAGCCTATTGGGCGACTTTGGGCTTGAATTTGGCTTTAGTGGCTCAAGAATTTGGCGCTAACGATTTAGACGGCACGATAGAGATAGAGAGCATTCAAAGCGCGGCAGGCGCGAAGAGCCGGCATGGTTTAGAAAAAGAAGATTTGATATTTAAAATCAAGGACGCTGGTTTTGTTGCGGTAGAAAGGGATAGTTTGTATAATTTTATACAGAAATTTTAA